In Plasmodium coatneyi strain Hackeri chromosome 5, complete sequence, a genomic segment contains:
- a CDS encoding U6 snRNA-associated Sm-like protein LSm3 encodes MEKIALIQNPLDYIRLNMEEEIFLKCKGDREIRGKLDAYDNHLNMILSNAHETYKQTVVENDEESVKKIERNLDMVFVRGDSIILVSSATK; translated from the exons atggagaaaatagCCCTAATACAAA ATCCCCTGGACTATATTCGCTTGAACATGGAGGAGGAGATCTTTTTAAAGTGCAAAGGAGACAGAGAAATCAGAGGAAAATTAGAC GCATACGATAACCACTTGAATATGATTCTGTCCAACGCGCACGAAACGTATAAACAGACCGTTGTGGAGAATGACGAGGAATCCGTAAAG aAAATCGAAAGGAACCTAGACATGGTTTTCGTTCGGGGGGACTCCATCATCTTAGTGTCATCGGCGACGAAGTAG